One Mesorhizobium loti genomic window carries:
- a CDS encoding class V aminotransferase: protein MDQKVETTPYDVEAIRRDFPILSREVYGKKLVYLDNGASAQKPQVVLDTIQHAYSQEYANVHRGLHFLSNAATDAYEKARETVRRFLNAPSTDNIVFTSNTTSAINTVAYGYGMPNIGEGDEIVLSIMEHHSNIVPWHFVRERQGAKLVWVPVDDLGVFHIEEFEKRLTDRTKLVAITQMSNALGTVTPIKEIVRIAHARGIPVLVDGSQSAVHMPIDVQDLDCDFFVFTGHKVYGPSGIGVLYGKKDILQGMRPFMGGGEMIEEVTEDIVTYNEPPHRFEAGTPPIVQAIGLGAALDYMEKIGRERIAAHEEDLKTYAHDRLRAINSLRIFGDAPGKGAIISFELQGIHAHDVSMVIDRQGVAVRAGTHCAQPLLKRFGVTSTCRASFGMYNTRAEVDALAEALEKARKFFG from the coding sequence ATGGACCAGAAAGTCGAAACCACCCCCTACGACGTCGAGGCGATCCGCCGCGACTTCCCGATCCTGTCGCGCGAAGTCTATGGCAAGAAGCTGGTCTATCTCGACAATGGCGCCTCGGCGCAGAAGCCGCAGGTGGTGCTGGATACAATTCAGCATGCCTATTCGCAGGAGTACGCCAACGTCCATCGCGGCCTGCATTTCCTGTCCAATGCCGCGACCGACGCCTATGAAAAGGCGAGAGAGACGGTGCGCCGATTCCTCAACGCGCCGAGCACCGACAACATCGTCTTCACCTCGAACACGACCTCGGCGATCAACACCGTCGCCTATGGCTATGGCATGCCCAATATCGGCGAGGGCGACGAGATCGTGCTGTCGATCATGGAGCACCACTCCAACATCGTGCCCTGGCATTTCGTCCGCGAGCGGCAGGGCGCGAAACTGGTCTGGGTGCCGGTCGATGATCTCGGCGTCTTCCACATCGAGGAGTTCGAGAAGCGGCTGACCGACCGCACCAAGCTCGTCGCCATCACGCAGATGTCGAATGCGCTGGGCACGGTGACGCCGATCAAGGAGATCGTGCGCATCGCGCATGCGCGTGGCATTCCCGTGCTGGTCGACGGCAGCCAGAGCGCCGTGCACATGCCGATCGACGTCCAGGATCTCGACTGCGACTTCTTCGTCTTCACCGGCCACAAGGTTTACGGGCCTTCGGGCATCGGCGTGCTCTACGGAAAGAAGGACATTCTCCAGGGCATGCGGCCGTTCATGGGCGGCGGCGAGATGATCGAGGAGGTGACGGAAGACATCGTCACCTACAACGAGCCACCGCACCGCTTCGAGGCCGGCACGCCGCCTATCGTCCAGGCGATCGGGCTGGGTGCTGCGCTCGACTATATGGAAAAGATCGGCCGCGAGCGCATCGCCGCACATGAGGAAGACCTCAAGACCTACGCGCATGACCGGCTGCGGGCCATCAACTCGCTGCGCATCTTCGGCGATGCGCCGGGCAAGGGCGCCATCATCTCCTTCGAACTGCAAGGCATTCATGCCCATGACGTGTCGATGGTGATAGACAGGCAGGGCGTGGCAGTGCGGGCCGGCACCCATTGTGCCCAGCCGCTGTTGAAACGCTTTGGCGTAACCTCCACATGCAGGGCATCGTTCGGCATGTATAATACCAGGGCCGAAGTCGACGCTTTGGCCGAGGCGCTTGAAAAAGCGCGCAAATTCTTCGGATGA
- a CDS encoding FeS assembly SUF system protein: MTTMDDASIAAETTPEPAANSVVSASAIPADELARLTDDIVSALKTVYDPEIPADIYELGLVYKIDIEDDRSVKIDMTLTAPGCPVAGEMPGWVENAVGAVEGVSGVEVNMTFDPPWSPDRMSEEAQVAVGWY; the protein is encoded by the coding sequence GTGACGACCATGGATGATGCGAGCATCGCTGCCGAGACCACTCCGGAACCCGCCGCCAACAGCGTCGTTTCCGCTTCGGCCATTCCCGCCGACGAACTGGCGCGGCTGACCGACGACATCGTCTCGGCGCTGAAGACGGTCTACGACCCGGAAATTCCGGCCGACATCTACGAGCTTGGCCTCGTCTACAAGATCGACATCGAGGACGACCGCTCGGTCAAGATTGATATGACGCTGACCGCGCCGGGCTGCCCGGTGGCCGGCGAAATGCCCGGCTGGGTCGAAAATGCCGTCGGCGCCGTCGAGGGCGTGTCCGGCGTCGAGGTCAATATGACGTTCGACCCGCCATGGTCACCCGACCGCATGTCGGAAGAGGCGCAGGTTGCGGTGGGCTGGTACTAA